One part of the Dasypus novemcinctus isolate mDasNov1 chromosome 27, mDasNov1.1.hap2, whole genome shotgun sequence genome encodes these proteins:
- the MCAM gene encoding cell surface glycoprotein MUC18, whose translation MELPALVCAVLLAACCCGRRAAGVPGEAEQPAPELVEVEVGGTALLRCGPSHAPGNLSHVSWFSVHKEKPTLIFRVRQGQAEPGEYQHRLSLQGRDGTLALAHVTPHDERIFLCQGRRPRPQEHRIQLRVYKAPEEPSIQPNAVGISVNSLEPEEVATCVGRNGYPVPQVTWYKNRLPLKEEKNRVLIQSSQIVESSGLYTLQSVLKAQLVKEDKDAQFYCELSYRLPSGNHMKESREVTVPVFYPAEKVWLEVAPVGMLKEGDRVEIRCLADGNPPPHFSISKKNHTTGEMEEESTDEDGVLVLEPARKEHSGLYECQGLDLDTMQSLTAKEKLLVNYVSEVRVSPQTTDVKEGSSLNLTCQAESNQALEFQWLREKTGEVLEKGPTLQLPHLEREAGGGYLCMASAPGVPGLNRTQLVNVAVYGSPWMASRKRKLRVKENEVVSLSCEASGYPRPNISWSINSTAQEQDKDPQSVLSTLSVLVTPELLKMGATCEASNSEGSNTTVISLELVNLTTLPPDSTTADLSPSTHLRTSTVSPHARANGTSTEKKLPEPESKGVVIVAVIVCILVLAVLGAVLYFLYKKGKLPCGRSGKQEITLPPSRKSEIVVEVKSDKLPEEMGLLQGSNGDKRAPADQGEKYIDLRH comes from the exons ATGGAGCTGCCCGCGCTCGTCTGCGCCGTCCTGCTCGCCGCCTGCTGCTGCGGTCGCCGCGCCGCGG GTGTGCCCGGAGAGGCGGAGCAGCCGGCGCCTGAgctggtggaggtggaggtgggcgGCACGGCCCTCCTGCGGTGCGGCCCGTCCCACGCCCCCGGCAACCTCAGCCACGTCTCCTGGTTTTCC GTCCACAAGGAGAAGCCCACTCTCATCTTCCGCGTGCGCCAGGGCCAGGCCGAACCCGGGGAGTACCAGCACCGGCTCAGCCTGCAGGGCAGGGACGGcaccctggccctggcccacGTCACCCCCCACGATGAGCGCATCTTCCTGTGCCAGGGCAGGCGTCCTCGGCCTCAGGAGCATCGAATCCAGCTCCGAGTCTACA AAGCTCCCGAGGAGCCGAGCATCCAGCCCAATGCCGTGGGCATCTCGGTGAACAGTCTGGAGCCCGAGGAG GTCGCTACCTGCGTGGGGCGGAACGGGTACCCGGTCCCTCAGGTCACCTGGTACAAGAACCGCCTGCCCCTGAAGGAGGAGAAGAACC gggtGCTCATTCAGTCGTCGCAGATCGTGGAGTCGAGCGGCTTGTACACCTTGCAGAGCGTCCTGAAGGCACAGCTGGTGAAGGAAGACAAAGACGCCCAGTTTTACTGTGAGCTCAGCTACCGGCTGCCCAGTGGGAACCACATGAAGGAATCCAGGGAAGTGACTGTCCCCGTTTTCT ACCCGGCAGAAAAAGTGTGGCTGGAAGTGGCACCTGTGGGGATGCTCAAGGAGGGGGACCGTGTGGAAATCAGGTGTCTGGCGGATggcaaccccccaccccacttcagCATCAGCAAGAAG AACCACACAACCggggagatggaggaagagagcaCCGACGAGGACGGGGTCCTGGTGCTGGAGCCCGCCCGCAAGGAGCACAGCGGGCTCTACGAGTGTCAGGGGCTGGACCTGGACACCATGCAGTCGCTCACAGCCAAGGAGAAGCTGCTGGTGAACT ATGTGTCTGAAGTCCGGGTGAGTCCCCAAACTACCGACGTCAAGGAGGGCAGCAGCCTCAACCTGACCTGTCAGGCAGAGAGTAACCAGGCCCTCGAGTTCCAGTGGCTGAGAGAAAAG ACAGGCGAGGTGCTGGAAAAGGGGCCCACACTGCAGCTACCTCACCTGGAACGGGAGGCCGGGGGCGGCTACCTCTGCATGGCATCTGCGCCCGGTGTCCCCGGCCTGAACCGCACACAGCTGGTCAACGTGGCCGTTTACG GGTCCCCGTGGATGGCATCGAGGAAGAGGAAGCTGCGGGTGAAAGAGAACGAGGTGGTGAGTCTGTCCTGTGAGGCGTCAGGATATCCTCGGCCCAACATCTCCTGGAGCATCAACAGCACG gcccaggaacaagacaaggacccGCAGAGTGTCCTGAGCACCCTCAGTGTCCTGGTGACCCCGGAGCTGTTGAAGATGGGTGCCACATGTGAGGCCTCCAACTCCGAGGGCAGCAACACCACCGTCATCTCCCTGGAGCTGG TCAACCTAACTACCCTCCCACCTGACTCCACCACCGCTGACCTCAGCCCCTCCACGCACCTCCGCACCTCCACTGTCAGTCCCCATGCCAGAGCCAATGGCACCTCCACAG AGAAGAAGCTGCCCGAGCCGGAAAGCAAGGGAGTGGTCATTGTGGCGGTGATCGTGTGCATCCTGGTGCTGGCCGTGCTGGGCGCTGTCCTCTATTTCCTCTACAAGAAGGGCAAGCTGCCTTGTGGGCGGTCAGGCAAACAAGAGAT cacACTGCCCCCGTCGCGTAAGAGCGAGATTGTAGTTGAAGTTAAGTCAGATAAGCTCCCAGAAGAGATGGGCCTCCTACAGGGCAGCAACGGTGACAAGAGGGCTCCAGCAGACCAG GGAGAGAAGTACATCGATCTGAGGCATTAG